A region of the Primulina eburnea isolate SZY01 chromosome 7, ASM2296580v1, whole genome shotgun sequence genome:
cttttgagagaaatacacaaagaggcagaactaGTTGTTGCATCAAatggttcaggagaagaatcAACAGTgctatggcatagaaagctcgggcatatgcCAGAACGAGGTTtaaaaattctctcagaacggaagctgctgccgggacttacaaaagtgtcactaaccttttgtgagcactgtgttaccagtaaacaacatAGATTtaagtttggcacttctactgccaggagcaaaaacatattggagctgattcattcggatgtttggcaagcaccggttgtatccctaggaggagcgagatactttgtctcgttcattgatgatttctctaggagatgttgggtgtatccaatcaagaagaaatcagatgttttccaggtcttcaaagatttcaaagtgcgggttgaacttgattcagaaaagaaaatcaagtgtctgaggactgacaatggaggagaatataccagtgacgaatttgatgcattttgtcaacatgagggcatcaagagacagttcacggcggcttacacacctcaacagaacgGAGTGGCAGAGCGGATGAACaggaccttgttggacagaacaagagctatgttgaggactgcgggtctagaaaagtcattttgggcggaagcagtcaaaaccacttgttatattatcaatcgttctccttcagtggcgattgatctgaagactccgatggagatgtggaccgggaagccgacagattattctcatttgcatacatttggaagtccggtgtacgttctgtacaatgagcaagaaagatcaaagttggattcgaaatccagaaaatgtatcttcttgggatatgctgatggagtaaaggggtttcgcttgtgggatcctactgttcacaagcttgtcatcagcagtgatgttatcttcgaggaagataaagtaaagggagacaaagtcacattgaattcagaaactactatattTCAGGTGGAAAATAAGACGGACGAAGGTCAggtttcttgtgaagcagtaccagagcacgaagaacaagaacatgttgagtctgaggtttccaatgtgaggcagtcaaatcgagacagaagaccaccaggttggctttcagattatttCACTGAAAGCaatattgcatattgtctattatcagaggatggcgagccatcgagtttccacaaggctactcaaagctcggatgtatccttgtggatgatagcaatgcaagaagagttggaggcattagacagaaataaaacttgggatcttttacactaccacgagagaggaaagccattggaaacagatgggtctataagatcaagcgtgatggcaataaccaagtggagcggtatcgtgctaggTTGGTGAtaaaagggtatgctcagaaagaaggcattgacttcaatgagatattttctcctgtggttcggcttacaacagtcagagtggtggtggcattgtgtgcggtgtttgacctacatctagaacagctagatgtgaaaacggcatttcttcatggagatcttgaagaagaaatctatatgctccagccagaaggttttgcggaaaaaggcaaagagaacttggtttgcaggttgaagaaatctctgtacggtctcaaacaggcgccgaggtgttggtacaagagatttgattcctatatcatgagccttggatacaacagactgagtgcagacccttgtacgtatttcaagaggtctggtgatgattatatcattttgctgttgtatgtggacgacatgttggtagcaggccccaacaaagatcaggtccaaggattgaaggcacaattggctagggaatttgatatgaaggacttgggaccagcaaacaagattctagggatgcaagttcatcgagacagaagtaacagaaagatttggctttcgcagaaaaattatttgaagaaaatcttgcaacgcttcaacatgcaagatagtaagccaatatCGACCCCTattcctgttaacttcaagttatcctccgagatgagtcctagcagtgaagcagagaggatggagatgtctcgagtaccgtatgcatcagcagtgggaagtttgataTTCGCTATGATTTGTACAAGACcagacattgctcaagcagtgggagcagttagtcggtatatggcgaatcctggaagagagcattggagcactgttaagaggatccttagatacattaagggtacctcgaatgctgcattatgttatggaggatcggattttacactcaggggctttgtcgattcagattatgcaggtgatcctgataagaggaaatctactactggttatgtgtttacacttgcagggggagcagtaagctgggtttcaaaactgcagacagttgtgacattatctacaacagaggcagaatacatgacagctactcaagcttgcaaggaggcaatatggattaaaaggttattggaggagatcgggcacaaacaagagaatgttcctttgttttgtgacagtcagagtgccttgcatatcgcaaggaatccagcctttcattccaggactaaacacattggagtccaatttcactttgtgcgggaagtagtagaagaaggaagtgtggatatgcagaagattcATACGAAAGaaaacatagctgattttctcACAAAATcagtgaacactgataagtttgagtggtgtagatttTCCAGTGGTCTAGcggaaacgtaagcagcaggtaatggcaagattgaaaggatgtgtggagatgtgtttgattctcaatcaaatctccaagtgggagaaatgtagGTAATTatgaatgcattaaatgcatgtcggGAGTGGGCAGCTGAATCAAAGAAAAAAGAAACGTGGGCTGCTCAAAGGTTTCGTGGAAAGATGGAAGACGCGTTTTATACGCGTCTTCACACGGTCaaggggctctataaatagagctcctccCTTCATTTGGAAattatcccttcttcgagttttctctcatcttataagcatttaagtgcttagttctataatatttgtgaggtgttttgttctcctgtattaagagagtatgtgttctctttggaaacacagtgagtgagtttaacaccacaaaatattatagtggaaattcttttcatcttgcccgtggtttttaccctaataatttttaggggttttccacgtaaatctcggtgccagtttattctttattttcgggtttttactatctcaaattccgcacgtgggaccaacaaggtTGACATGGATGCATTTGCTGTGCCCAGATAATATTTTATCCACTCCTTGGACAGTTATACGTTTTGGCTGACCATCTTCGAATAGACAGATCCAATAGAGTCTATGAAAGAGGTCAATGGTTTGTTTCTGCTGATATTGCTTTTAGTCTATGCTGCAATTGCTATACTTCTGTGGTGAATATTCTCTGTTCCATGCAGGTAGCTAATGCAATTGTAAAGAATGATCTGTCTTTGATCATATTCCCAGAAGGCGCGCGTTCTAAAAATGGCCGCTTGCTACCTTTCAAGAAGGCAAGATCATCACCAACTTCTAAATAGCACTCAACTTGCAATTCTTTCTCCTTCAAGTAACACGTTTCATTCAACTATGCACAGGGTTTTGTGCATTTGGCACTGCAAACTCGTCGTCCAATAGTTCCAATAGTCCTCACGGGTACCCATCGAGCATGGAGAAAGGGCAGCTTGCATGTGAGACCGGCACCTATTACTGTAAGATATCTGCCTCCAATTCAAACCAATGATTGGGCACCCGAAAAACTTGGAGATTATGTTCGACCTGTTCAGGATGTTTATGTGAAAAATCTTCCCGAGTCTCAAAGGCCTTCGTAATCATCTGATATTGTTGGTTCTTACAGAACATAGGATTCATGAAATGTTGTTCGTTCTTGCCTTGAAATGGAAAAGGTTACGAAACATTCTTATACCAATTTTCACCACTATCGTTGTGTACATAAATCTATATTGAAACAGTCATTTATGCAGTGATGGTAACATTTACAACAAGAATCTACATCATCAAATATCAATCAGGGACAAATTATGATTCAAACTTTTAAACTCCATTAGCTTTAACCCTTTTAAAAAGCGTGCGGTTTAAGAGCGAAACTTGAGTAAAAAACTTTGATTCGGGTAAAAGCGTGAAAATGTCGATCAATTCTTTGTTATATTATACTAAGCATGAAAAAGTGCTAAAAAAAGGCATTTATTGTAGATTAAAAATTAagttattttataaattctaACTTTTAAACTTTCTTTCAATAAAAACTAAAATATTTCACGCTTAATCTCGTATTAAACCTGTTTAAACTCATAAAACTTGATCGTTATGATAGAACCTTGTTTTAGCCTTAAAtacatttataatattttaacaaataaatatattaaaaatcacGAGTCATCAAATTTATTATTGGATTGAAAGACACATTCAAGCATCTTCACATTTTCATTGAGTTTGATGATTTCATACTATTGAACGACAAAACTCATAACCAATTTAATCCTTTCGCAATTTCTGTCTATATAAACTATTACAATTGCATGTAAATGtaataacttttttttaaaatgcacaACTTTGATATAAACATAAGCCACTGCGAGTCGTCAAATCAAGTGTCCCCATGGCGCCTAATAGACAAGACAAGGTACTAAAATCATATATTTCCCATAAAATAAATCTAATTGCATCGACACTCTCCActaaaaaatacaaaacaaaacaaaagaaaccatatttagaaaaatcagaCAGGAAACATAAAACCCTCTACCAAATGAGATCAATGTACTTCGATTTTTATAACATAAGAGTGAAATATGTTCGATGTTAACCTATTAACAAGTGAATATGAAGAAGATGAGGTATATTTAGACTTCTGGATTAGTTCACTGTTGTCCAGACGCGAAGTTTCGTGACTCCGAATGTCGTATAACAAATGCTAAATATGTGTGTACCAATTAAAACTCTGCAACATATAAAAAccccaacaaaaaaaattacaaacaaaataatattactCACTCCAGGTCATATGCAACCACCCTAGTTCAAGTCCCCAACTATTTCAAACCTAACGTTTCCTTCATCTATTATAGTCTCGTGTTTCCTCTTATTCGACAACTTAGTAGAGTCCGTGAATTGAGCAGCGGTCCTTGCTCGTAATTCCTCTAAGCTCTCGCCTTCTTTGGCTCTCTCCAGAACCTACAAGCCAAGCAAACAACAAGGGATCAAGCACTCTGTAGCTTGCCTTAAAACATTAATGACACGCCTACTTACCAAATGACGTCCATAGAAATGCGTGTTCGAAAGAGCTTCAAGTGCATTTCGAGCTTCTTGCTTCGTTACATACTCAACAAAAGCAAAACCTCTATGGTTACCTAACCTCCTTGGCAGCCTTAAACTCTTTATCTGCAGTATTGAAAGCCACGAAATGACGAGGGTACCACTGAATTCTatgagcatatatatatatatatatatataggaagcgaaattatattaataaaagatTTTAAATACAAAAAACGGAAAAG
Encoded here:
- the LOC140836945 gene encoding LOW QUALITY PROTEIN: 1-acyl-sn-glycerol-3-phosphate acyltransferase-like (The sequence of the model RefSeq protein was modified relative to this genomic sequence to represent the inferred CDS: inserted 2 bases in 1 codon), which encodes MWILGNPIKIRGAEYSSERAIYISNHASPIDIFLVMWLTPTGTIGIAKKEIIFYPLLGQLYVLADHLRIDRSNXESMKEVANAIVKNDLSLIIFPEGARSKNGRLLPFKKGFVHLALQTRRPIVPIVLTGTHRAWRKGSLHVRPAPITVRYLPPIQTNDWAPEKLGDYVRPVQDVYVKNLPESQRPS